The following are from one region of the Hydrogenophaga sp. BPS33 genome:
- a CDS encoding sugar ABC transporter ATP-binding protein: MATPPVTTIETAPGVRVSMRGIVKRFGPVQVLNGVDLAFEPGRVVGLLGENGAGKSTLMKILAGYEAPSDGTLQVNGRTVRFDGPRAAEAEGIVLIHQEFNLAEDLTVAQNIFLGHERRRGPLGLWLDDAAMRATARGVLDEVGLHKVHPDTRVRELIVAERQLVEIAKALSRQARVLVMDEPTATLTPSETGRLFELVARLKAEGVTIVFISHKLDEVERITDEVVVMRDGRVVAQQATASLTRAQMANLMVGRELADLYPPRHPVPNDAPVMLAVQDLQVPGWAQGVSFEVRAGEIFGFAGLVGSGRTELFEGLLGLRARTAQSVHIAGSAVLPRSPREAASAGLTYLSEDRKGKGLHVHFGLRENLTLMALDRYAKPWLNPASEAAALQDAVREFGIRAGSLDVQAGSLSGGNQQKVALAKVLHPGPRVVVLDEPTRGVDIGAKREIYALIRRLADEGRAVVVVSSELMELIGLCHRVAVMRAGQLQATLSAEHLNEQELIAHATGTH; the protein is encoded by the coding sequence ATGGCGACGCCCCCGGTCACCACCATCGAGACCGCACCGGGTGTGCGCGTATCGATGCGCGGCATCGTCAAGCGCTTCGGCCCGGTGCAGGTGCTGAATGGCGTCGATCTGGCTTTCGAACCCGGCCGCGTGGTCGGCTTGCTGGGCGAGAACGGCGCGGGCAAGTCCACGCTGATGAAGATCCTCGCCGGCTACGAAGCGCCCAGCGACGGCACGCTGCAGGTGAACGGCCGCACCGTGCGCTTCGACGGACCACGCGCCGCCGAGGCCGAAGGCATCGTGCTGATCCACCAGGAGTTCAACCTGGCCGAAGACCTCACGGTGGCGCAGAACATTTTTCTGGGCCACGAGAGGCGGCGCGGCCCCTTGGGACTTTGGCTCGACGACGCGGCCATGCGCGCCACCGCGCGCGGTGTGCTCGACGAGGTGGGCCTGCACAAAGTGCACCCCGATACGCGCGTGCGCGAGCTCATCGTGGCCGAACGCCAACTGGTGGAAATCGCCAAGGCCTTGTCGCGTCAGGCGCGCGTGCTGGTGATGGACGAGCCCACCGCCACGCTCACCCCCAGCGAAACCGGGCGGCTGTTCGAACTGGTGGCGCGCCTGAAGGCCGAGGGTGTGACCATCGTCTTCATCTCGCACAAACTGGACGAGGTCGAGCGCATCACCGACGAAGTGGTGGTGATGCGCGATGGCCGCGTGGTGGCGCAGCAAGCCACGGCCTCGCTCACGCGCGCGCAGATGGCGAACCTGATGGTGGGCCGCGAGCTGGCCGATCTCTACCCGCCACGCCATCCCGTACCCAACGACGCACCCGTGATGCTGGCGGTACAAGACCTGCAAGTGCCCGGCTGGGCGCAAGGCGTGAGCTTCGAGGTGCGCGCGGGCGAAATCTTCGGTTTCGCCGGCCTCGTGGGGTCCGGCCGCACCGAGCTGTTCGAAGGCCTGCTCGGGCTGCGCGCGCGCACGGCCCAGTCGGTACACATCGCCGGCAGCGCCGTGCTGCCGCGCTCGCCGCGCGAAGCCGCCAGCGCCGGCCTCACCTACCTCAGCGAAGACCGCAAGGGCAAGGGCCTGCACGTGCACTTCGGGCTGCGCGAGAACCTCACGCTGATGGCGCTGGACCGCTACGCGAAGCCCTGGCTCAATCCCGCCAGCGAAGCCGCTGCGCTGCAGGACGCTGTGCGCGAGTTCGGCATCCGCGCCGGCTCGCTCGATGTGCAGGCCGGCTCGCTCTCCGGCGGCAACCAGCAGAAAGTGGCGCTGGCCAAGGTGCTGCACCCGGGCCCGCGCGTGGTGGTGCTCGACGAGCCCACGCGCGGCGTGGACATCGGCGCCAAGCGCGAGATCTATGCGCTCATCCGTCGCCTGGCCGACGAAGGCCGCGCGGTGGTCGTGGTCTCGTCCGAACTCATGGAACTCATCGGCCTGTGCCACCGCGTCGCGGTGATGCGCGCGGGCCAGCTGCAGGCCACGCTGTCGGCCGAACACCTCAACGAACAGGAGTTGATCGCCCATGCAACCGGAACACACTGA
- a CDS encoding substrate-binding domain-containing protein, which yields MKNRIRLHALAAVATIGLASPLLAQAQNKVNLGVAIPAATHSFAAGLVYWAGEAKKELEKDPNIKVTIKTASGAPEQANQLQDLLTATKIDSLVILPFESAALTRPVAQAKAKGVYVTVVDRGLTDTAAQDAYVSGDNTAFGKVPAEYLAKALNGKGNIVALRGIPTTIDNERMDAFNAVMKNHPGIKVLDAKHGNWNRDDAFKVMQDYLTRFKQIDAVWAADDDMAFGVLRAIEQAKRKDIRIVFGGAGAKAMVKTLMDGSNPLIQANVSYSPKFLYDAIKMTALARAKGEKLPANTIVPSVLITKQNAKDFYFPNSPF from the coding sequence ATGAAGAACCGCATCCGTCTGCACGCGCTGGCCGCCGTGGCCACCATCGGCCTGGCCAGCCCGCTGCTGGCACAGGCCCAGAACAAGGTGAACCTGGGCGTGGCCATTCCGGCCGCCACCCACAGCTTCGCTGCCGGCCTGGTGTACTGGGCCGGTGAGGCCAAGAAGGAACTGGAAAAAGATCCCAACATCAAGGTCACGATCAAGACCGCCAGCGGCGCGCCGGAGCAGGCCAACCAGCTGCAGGACTTGCTCACGGCCACCAAGATCGACTCGCTGGTGATCCTGCCGTTCGAGTCCGCCGCCCTCACGCGCCCGGTGGCACAGGCCAAGGCCAAGGGCGTGTACGTGACCGTGGTCGACCGCGGCCTCACCGACACCGCCGCGCAGGACGCCTATGTCTCCGGCGACAACACCGCCTTCGGCAAGGTGCCGGCCGAGTACCTGGCCAAGGCCCTGAATGGCAAAGGCAACATCGTGGCGCTGCGCGGCATTCCCACCACCATCGACAACGAGCGCATGGACGCGTTCAACGCGGTGATGAAGAACCACCCCGGCATCAAGGTGCTCGACGCCAAGCACGGCAACTGGAACCGCGACGATGCGTTCAAGGTCATGCAGGACTACTTGACGCGCTTCAAGCAGATCGACGCCGTGTGGGCGGCCGACGACGACATGGCGTTCGGCGTGCTGCGCGCGATCGAACAGGCCAAGCGCAAGGACATCAGAATAGTCTTCGGCGGCGCGGGCGCGAAGGCGATGGTGAAGACGCTCATGGACGGCAGCAACCCGCTGATCCAGGCCAACGTGTCGTACTCGCCCAAGTTCCTCTACGACGCGATCAAGATGACCGCGCTCGCGCGTGCCAAGGGCGAGAAGCTGCCGGCCAACACCATCGTGCCGTCGGTGCTCATCACCAAGCAGAACGCCAAGGATTTCTACTTCCCCAATTCGCCGTTCTGA
- a CDS encoding sugar phosphate isomerase/epimerase family protein, with product MKTIQGPGIFLAQFIGDATPFNSLDGLAGWAASLGYKGLQIPTSDASIFDLALAAESDAYCDEVKGKLADHGLSITELSTHLQGQLLCVHPAYDLQFDAFAAPHVRGYPAARTAWAHEQLLMAAKASKRLGLQAHASFSGALAWPYLYPWPQRPPGLVEAAFAELAKRWRPVLDAFDEAGVDVCYELHPGEDLHDGITFERFLDAVDQHPRAHILYDPSHFVLQQLDYLAFIDHYHERIRAFHVKDAEFRPNGKQGVYGGFANWIHRAGRFRSLGDGQIDFKGIFSKMAQYGFAGWAVLEWECCLKHPEDGAREGAAFIRDHIIRVADRAFDDFAASAGDAATLNHLLGLDR from the coding sequence ATGAAAACGATTCAAGGCCCTGGGATCTTCCTGGCCCAGTTCATCGGCGACGCCACGCCCTTCAACTCGCTCGACGGCCTGGCGGGCTGGGCCGCGTCGCTGGGCTACAAGGGTTTGCAGATCCCCACGTCGGACGCGTCGATCTTCGACCTCGCACTTGCCGCTGAAAGCGACGCGTATTGCGACGAGGTGAAAGGAAAGCTCGCCGATCACGGCCTGTCGATCACCGAGCTCTCGACCCACCTGCAAGGCCAACTGCTGTGTGTGCACCCCGCGTACGACCTGCAGTTCGACGCCTTCGCCGCGCCGCATGTGCGCGGCTACCCGGCCGCGCGCACCGCGTGGGCACACGAACAACTGCTGATGGCCGCGAAGGCCTCCAAGCGCCTGGGCCTCCAGGCCCACGCGTCGTTCTCCGGCGCGTTGGCCTGGCCCTATCTCTACCCTTGGCCGCAGCGACCGCCCGGCCTGGTGGAGGCCGCGTTCGCCGAACTCGCGAAACGCTGGCGTCCGGTGCTCGACGCCTTCGACGAAGCGGGTGTGGACGTGTGCTACGAACTGCACCCCGGCGAAGACCTGCACGATGGCATCACCTTCGAGCGCTTCCTGGACGCGGTGGACCAGCACCCGCGCGCCCACATCCTCTACGACCCCAGCCACTTTGTGCTGCAGCAGCTCGACTACCTTGCCTTCATCGACCACTACCACGAGCGCATCCGCGCCTTCCACGTGAAGGACGCCGAGTTCCGCCCGAACGGCAAGCAGGGTGTGTACGGCGGTTTCGCGAACTGGATTCACCGCGCCGGGCGCTTCCGCTCGCTGGGCGACGGGCAGATCGACTTCAAAGGCATCTTCTCGAAGATGGCGCAATACGGCTTCGCGGGCTGGGCCGTGCTGGAGTGGGAGTGCTGCCTCAAACACCCGGAGGACGGCGCGCGCGAAGGCGCGGCCTTCATCCGCGACCACATCATCCGCGTGGCCGACCGCGCCTTCGACGACTTCGCCGCCAGCGCGGGCGATGCCGCCACGCTCAACCACCTGCTGGGGCTTGACCGATGA
- a CDS encoding ROK family protein has product MSRDALAAASSFSKTRANAAVAELLEQGLLEQTGEQVPTGGRRAETLRLSRSLGVLIGVAVGATGLEVGILSPDLTVLAHHSEPADVRDGPGPVLSRIRSLMHELLAQCGVPARQVIGIGIGLPGPVDFDSGQLVSPPLMPLWDGYSIRDDLAVDFSAPVFVDNDVNVMALGELWRMQRSLQNFLVVKVGTGVGCGIVSHGQVYRGANGSAGDVGHICVVPDGPRCHCGNLGCVEAMAAGPAIARMATEAAEAGQSPLLARLLAERGTLRLQDVAEASRAGDMAANQVIQRSGALVGQMLASVVNFFNPSHVFIGGGVTRVGPLFLAAVRQSVYHRSLALSTRHLEIQYTPLGERAGLIGAGVLAMQESLLQMEAA; this is encoded by the coding sequence ATGTCGCGCGACGCGCTCGCGGCGGCTTCCTCCTTCTCCAAAACGCGCGCCAACGCGGCCGTGGCCGAGCTGCTCGAACAAGGCCTGCTGGAGCAGACCGGTGAGCAAGTGCCCACCGGCGGGCGGCGCGCCGAAACCTTGCGCCTGAGCCGCAGCCTGGGCGTGCTGATCGGCGTGGCCGTGGGTGCCACCGGCCTGGAAGTGGGCATCCTCAGCCCCGATCTCACGGTGCTCGCGCACCACAGCGAACCCGCCGACGTGCGCGACGGCCCCGGCCCGGTGCTCTCGCGCATCCGCAGCCTCATGCACGAACTGCTGGCGCAATGCGGGGTGCCCGCGCGCCAGGTCATCGGCATCGGCATCGGTCTGCCCGGCCCGGTGGATTTCGACAGCGGCCAATTGGTGAGCCCGCCGCTCATGCCGCTGTGGGACGGCTATTCGATCCGCGACGACCTCGCCGTGGACTTCAGCGCGCCGGTGTTCGTCGACAACGACGTGAACGTGATGGCCCTGGGCGAACTCTGGCGCATGCAGCGCAGCCTGCAGAACTTCCTGGTGGTGAAGGTGGGTACCGGCGTGGGCTGCGGCATCGTCAGCCACGGGCAGGTCTACCGCGGCGCCAACGGCTCGGCCGGCGACGTGGGCCACATCTGCGTGGTGCCCGACGGCCCGCGCTGCCATTGCGGCAACCTGGGCTGCGTGGAAGCCATGGCCGCCGGCCCGGCCATCGCACGCATGGCGACCGAGGCCGCCGAAGCGGGCCAGAGCCCGCTGCTCGCGCGCCTGCTCGCCGAGCGCGGCACATTGCGGTTGCAAGACGTGGCCGAGGCCAGCCGCGCCGGCGACATGGCGGCCAACCAGGTGATCCAGCGCTCCGGCGCGCTGGTGGGGCAGATGCTGGCCTCGGTGGTGAACTTCTTCAACCCTTCGCATGTGTTCATCGGCGGTGGCGTCACGCGCGTGGGGCCGCTGTTCCTGGCCGCCGTGCGCCAGAGCGTGTACCACCGCTCGCTGGCGCTCTCCACGCGGCACTTGGAGATTCAGTACACGCCATTGGGCGAACGCGCAGGGTTGATTGGCGCGGGCGTGCTGGCCATGCAGGAAAGCCTGCTGCAGATGGAGGCGGCCTGA
- the fdhD gene encoding formate dehydrogenase accessory sulfurtransferase FdhD: protein MNNAPLAEAILRELAGEAGGMSLPRLGKRLSQGVSVLMRQLSLMGDASIGGVPGPGWVRVEQIDDRWVAHVTPAGSAVLSTPDAAPSGARAFEVRTFRQGEASTGTDWLADEVPVALVFNGLSHAVMMATPADLDDFALGFSITEGLLRVPSELRGVDVVPTREGIEVRLEVSSECEWRLRERRRNLAGRTGCGLCGTDSLSAVRQALPSLPAVTVDASAVASALCALPSLQPLQQRTGATHAAALCRRDGSIALVREDVGRHNALDKLIGAALREGIDLPQHFVAITSRASFEMVQKTALAGVSVLAAVSAPTSMAVDLARASNLLLLGFVRDGDRVAYTFPERVG from the coding sequence GTGAACAACGCCCCCCTGGCAGAAGCCATCCTGCGCGAACTCGCGGGCGAAGCCGGCGGCATGTCCCTGCCGCGCCTGGGCAAACGCCTGAGCCAGGGTGTGAGCGTGCTGATGCGGCAGCTGAGCCTGATGGGCGATGCTTCCATCGGCGGTGTACCGGGCCCGGGCTGGGTGCGGGTGGAACAGATCGACGACCGCTGGGTGGCCCACGTCACACCCGCGGGCAGCGCGGTCCTGTCCACGCCTGACGCGGCTCCCTCGGGTGCCCGCGCCTTCGAGGTGCGCACCTTCCGGCAAGGCGAAGCCAGCACAGGCACCGATTGGCTGGCCGACGAGGTGCCCGTGGCGCTGGTGTTCAACGGCCTCTCGCACGCGGTGATGATGGCCACGCCGGCCGACCTCGACGACTTTGCGCTCGGCTTCTCGATCACGGAAGGCCTGCTGCGCGTGCCGAGCGAACTGCGCGGCGTCGACGTGGTGCCCACGCGCGAGGGCATCGAAGTGCGCCTGGAGGTGTCGAGCGAATGCGAATGGCGCCTGCGCGAGCGCCGGCGCAACCTGGCTGGGCGCACGGGTTGCGGGCTCTGCGGCACGGACTCGTTGTCGGCCGTTCGGCAGGCGCTGCCCAGCTTGCCCGCCGTGACCGTCGACGCCTCGGCCGTCGCCAGCGCCTTGTGCGCCCTGCCCTCGCTCCAGCCCTTGCAGCAACGCACCGGCGCCACGCATGCGGCGGCGCTGTGCCGAAGGGACGGCAGCATCGCCCTCGTGCGCGAAGACGTGGGCCGGCACAACGCGCTGGACAAACTCATCGGCGCGGCCTTGCGCGAAGGCATCGACCTGCCACAACACTTCGTGGCCATCACCAGCCGCGCCAGCTTCGAGATGGTGCAGAAGACGGCGCTCGCCGGCGTGTCGGTGTTGGCCGCCGTCTCCGCGCCGACCAGCATGGCGGTAGACCTGGCGCGTGCCAGCAACCTGCTGTTGCTCGGCTTCGTGCGCGACGGCGACAGGGTGGCGTATACGTTTCCAGAGCGGGTGGGCTGA
- a CDS encoding ABC transporter permease: MQPEHTDNTGKAPAARRALRLPAVGPLLGLALLCIVGTMLNGEFATVDNGLNVLTRTAFIGIIAVGMCFVIISGGIDLSVGSMAALIAGVTILLMNRIAPLGWPPVAVVMVGMAAAVLLGALFGLAHGLLITRGRIEPFIVTLGTLGIFRAYLTYFADGGALTLDNTLADVYGPVYYGSLLGVPIPVWVFIAVALGGALLLNRTAYGRYVQAIGSNEQVARYAAVDVDRTKVLTYALLGVCVGIATLLYVPRLGSASPTTGLLWELEAIAAVIVGGTALRGGAGSIGGTVVGAILLSVISNILNLTSIISVYLNAAVQGFVIIAVAFMQRRRP, translated from the coding sequence ATGCAACCGGAACACACTGACAACACGGGCAAAGCCCCGGCGGCGCGGCGCGCGTTGCGGCTGCCCGCCGTGGGTCCGCTGCTGGGCCTGGCCCTGCTGTGCATCGTGGGCACGATGCTCAATGGCGAGTTCGCCACGGTCGACAACGGCCTGAACGTGCTCACGCGCACCGCCTTCATCGGCATCATCGCCGTGGGCATGTGCTTCGTGATCATCTCCGGCGGCATCGACCTGTCGGTGGGTTCGATGGCCGCGTTGATCGCGGGCGTGACCATTCTGCTGATGAACAGAATAGCGCCGCTGGGTTGGCCCCCGGTGGCGGTGGTGATGGTGGGCATGGCCGCTGCCGTGTTGCTGGGCGCGCTGTTCGGCCTGGCGCACGGCCTGCTCATCACGCGCGGGCGCATCGAGCCCTTCATCGTCACGCTGGGCACGTTGGGCATCTTCCGCGCCTACCTCACCTATTTCGCCGACGGCGGCGCGCTCACGCTCGACAACACCCTGGCCGACGTGTACGGCCCGGTCTACTACGGCAGCTTGCTGGGCGTGCCCATTCCGGTGTGGGTGTTCATTGCCGTAGCCCTGGGCGGTGCGCTGCTGCTCAACCGCACCGCCTACGGCCGCTATGTGCAGGCCATCGGCTCGAACGAACAGGTGGCGCGCTATGCCGCCGTGGACGTGGACCGCACCAAGGTGCTCACCTACGCGCTGCTCGGCGTGTGCGTGGGCATTGCCACGCTGCTCTACGTGCCGCGCCTGGGATCGGCATCGCCCACCACCGGCCTGCTGTGGGAACTCGAAGCCATCGCGGCGGTGATCGTCGGCGGCACCGCCTTGCGCGGCGGCGCGGGCAGCATCGGCGGCACCGTGGTCGGCGCGATCCTCCTCTCGGTCATCAGCAACATCCTCAACCTCACCAGCATCATCAGCGTGTACCTCAACGCGGCGGTGCAGGGTTTCGTGATCATCGCCGTCGCATTCATGCAGCGGCGGCGTCCTTGA
- a CDS encoding Gfo/Idh/MocA family protein produces MTDDRRTRRIRLGMVGGGEGSFIGSAHRIAARLDDQFTLVAGALSSQPERAHASALKLHIAPERSYADYAEMARAEARREDGIDAVVIVTPNHLHVPVARAFVEQGIHVICDKPLATSMAEAQALAQAVRERGLQFMLTHTYAGYPMVRQAHELVAAGELGEIRIVQVEYAQDWLGTPLEQHGNKQAEWRADPQRAGPAGALGDIGTHAYHLARYVSGLAVQELSAELSTFVPGRALDDHVQALLRFEGGARGMLWASQVASGACNALRLRVYGTKASLHFDQEQPEFLGFAPQGEPVRQLRRGMSPQTPALAAASRIPAGHPEGYLEAFAALYRDFAQAWRSGIAPTEMPGLPDGLQGMAFIEAVLSSHRQNARWVTLGS; encoded by the coding sequence ATGACCGACGACCGCCGCACGCGCCGCATCCGCCTGGGCATGGTGGGTGGCGGCGAAGGCAGCTTCATCGGCAGCGCCCACCGCATCGCCGCGCGCCTGGACGACCAGTTCACACTCGTGGCCGGCGCACTGTCGTCCCAGCCCGAGCGCGCGCACGCGAGCGCGCTGAAGTTGCACATCGCGCCCGAGCGCAGCTACGCCGACTACGCCGAGATGGCGCGCGCCGAAGCGCGGCGCGAAGACGGCATCGACGCGGTCGTCATCGTCACGCCCAACCATTTGCATGTGCCGGTGGCGCGCGCCTTTGTCGAGCAGGGCATCCACGTGATCTGCGACAAGCCCCTGGCCACCTCGATGGCCGAGGCACAGGCGCTGGCACAGGCCGTGCGGGAACGCGGCCTGCAGTTCATGCTCACGCACACCTACGCCGGCTACCCCATGGTGCGCCAGGCGCACGAGCTGGTCGCCGCAGGTGAACTGGGCGAGATCCGCATCGTGCAGGTGGAGTACGCGCAGGACTGGCTGGGCACGCCACTCGAACAGCACGGCAACAAGCAGGCCGAGTGGCGCGCCGACCCGCAGCGCGCGGGCCCAGCCGGTGCGCTGGGTGACATCGGCACGCACGCCTACCACCTGGCGCGGTATGTCAGCGGTCTGGCGGTGCAGGAACTTTCGGCCGAACTCAGCACCTTCGTGCCGGGCCGCGCGCTCGACGACCACGTGCAAGCCCTGCTGCGTTTCGAGGGCGGCGCGCGCGGCATGTTGTGGGCCAGCCAGGTGGCCAGCGGCGCGTGCAACGCGTTGCGCTTGCGCGTGTACGGCACCAAGGCCTCGCTGCATTTCGACCAGGAGCAACCCGAGTTCCTGGGCTTCGCGCCGCAGGGCGAACCGGTGCGGCAGCTGCGCCGGGGTATGTCACCGCAGACACCTGCGCTGGCGGCGGCGAGCCGCATTCCCGCAGGGCACCCCGAGGGTTACCTGGAAGCTTTCGCGGCGCTGTACCGCGATTTCGCACAGGCCTGGCGCAGCGGCATAGCACCGACCGAGATGCCCGGCCTGCCAGACGGGCTGCAGGGCATGGCTTTCATCGAGGCTGTGCTGAGCAGCCACCGGCAGAACGCGCGCTGGGTAACGTTGGGGTCGTGA
- a CDS encoding FdhF/YdeP family oxidoreductase — protein MSEQKIEFYKGPAGGWGALNSVTHTLLRQDIPIKGAKTLLSANQPDGFDCPGCAWPDRHHASTFEFCENGVKAVAAEATARRTGPELFAQYTVTELAAQSDFWLEDQGRLTHPMVYDAASDKYQPIEWDAAFALIARHLNALPDPNQAMFYTSGRASNEAAFLYQLFVREYGTNNFPDCSNMCHEPSGSGMRPQIGVGKGTVTLDDFELADAIFIFGQNPGTNHPRMLGELRAAAKRGARIVSFNPLRERGLERFQDPQSKLDMATLGSTPISSHYFQLKGGGDLAAVKGIMKRVLERHDAGEAVLDMGFIAEHTAGFDALAEDLRREPWNVIVEECGLTLEQIHTAADIYATAKNTILCWGMGITQHQHAVATIQMLVNLLLLRGNIGRPGAGPCPVRGHSNVQGDRTMGIWEKPPAALLDRLQQVFGFEPPRAPGVDTVEAIQLMLDGKGKVFFALGGNFAAATPDTYATWKALRQCDLTVHVATKLNRSHVVHGREALILPCLGRTEIDVQAQGPQGVTVEDSMSMVHISMGINPPASEHLLSEPAIVARLAEATLKARSRTPWLWLVEDYARIRDQIEAVFDDDFKDFNARVAVPGGFRLRNTASERVWDTPTRQATFFPHPVPRDTPVHRARRAAKGDTIVFSLLTTRSHDQYNTTIYGMDDRYRGVFGQRRVVFIHAEDLRALGMADGDWVDLHTVWDDGQERRADRFRLVAYDIPRGCLAAYYPETNPLVPLSATAIVAGTPTSKSIPVVLRPHTA, from the coding sequence ATGAGCGAACAGAAGATCGAGTTTTATAAAGGCCCCGCGGGCGGCTGGGGCGCGTTGAACAGCGTCACGCACACCCTGCTGCGGCAAGACATTCCGATCAAGGGCGCCAAAACCCTGCTCTCGGCCAACCAGCCCGACGGCTTCGACTGCCCCGGCTGCGCCTGGCCCGACCGCCACCACGCCTCCACCTTCGAGTTCTGCGAAAACGGCGTGAAGGCCGTGGCCGCGGAAGCCACCGCACGCCGCACCGGACCCGAGCTGTTCGCGCAATACACCGTCACCGAACTCGCCGCGCAAAGCGATTTCTGGCTCGAAGACCAGGGCCGGCTCACGCACCCGATGGTGTACGACGCGGCCAGCGACAAGTACCAGCCCATCGAATGGGACGCGGCCTTCGCGCTGATCGCGCGCCACCTCAACGCCCTGCCCGACCCGAACCAGGCGATGTTCTACACCTCGGGCCGTGCGAGCAACGAGGCGGCGTTCCTGTACCAGCTGTTCGTGCGCGAATACGGCACCAACAATTTCCCCGACTGCTCGAACATGTGCCACGAGCCCAGCGGCAGCGGCATGCGCCCGCAGATCGGCGTGGGCAAGGGCACGGTCACGCTGGACGACTTCGAGCTCGCCGACGCGATCTTCATCTTCGGCCAGAACCCCGGCACCAACCACCCGCGCATGCTCGGCGAACTGCGTGCGGCCGCCAAACGCGGCGCGCGCATCGTGAGCTTCAACCCGCTGCGCGAACGGGGGCTCGAGCGCTTCCAGGACCCGCAGAGCAAGCTGGACATGGCCACGCTAGGTTCCACACCGATCAGCTCGCACTACTTCCAGCTCAAAGGCGGCGGCGACCTCGCGGCGGTCAAGGGCATCATGAAGCGCGTGCTGGAACGCCACGATGCGGGCGAAGCGGTGCTCGACATGGGCTTCATCGCCGAACACACGGCAGGCTTCGACGCCCTGGCCGAAGACCTGCGGAGGGAGCCGTGGAATGTCATCGTCGAGGAATGCGGGCTTACGCTGGAGCAGATCCACACCGCCGCCGACATCTACGCCACGGCGAAGAACACCATCCTCTGCTGGGGCATGGGCATCACCCAGCACCAACATGCGGTGGCCACCATCCAGATGCTGGTGAACCTGCTGCTGCTGCGCGGCAACATCGGACGGCCCGGCGCGGGCCCCTGCCCGGTGCGCGGCCACAGCAACGTGCAGGGTGACCGCACCATGGGCATCTGGGAAAAGCCACCGGCCGCGCTGCTGGACCGGCTGCAACAGGTGTTCGGTTTCGAGCCGCCGCGCGCGCCTGGCGTGGACACGGTGGAGGCGATCCAGCTCATGCTCGACGGCAAGGGCAAGGTGTTCTTCGCGCTCGGTGGCAATTTCGCCGCCGCCACGCCCGACACCTACGCCACCTGGAAGGCACTGCGCCAGTGCGACCTGACGGTGCACGTGGCCACCAAGCTCAACCGCAGCCACGTGGTGCACGGCCGCGAAGCGCTCATCCTGCCCTGTCTGGGCCGCACAGAGATCGATGTGCAGGCCCAGGGGCCACAGGGCGTGACGGTGGAGGATTCGATGAGCATGGTGCACATCTCCATGGGCATCAACCCGCCGGCGTCGGAACACCTGCTGTCCGAGCCCGCCATCGTGGCGCGTCTGGCCGAGGCCACACTGAAGGCACGCAGCCGCACGCCCTGGTTGTGGCTGGTGGAAGACTACGCGCGCATCCGCGACCAGATCGAAGCCGTGTTCGACGACGACTTCAAGGACTTCAACGCGCGCGTGGCCGTGCCCGGTGGCTTCCGGCTGCGCAACACCGCCAGCGAACGCGTGTGGGACACGCCCACACGCCAGGCCACGTTCTTCCCGCACCCTGTGCCGCGCGACACGCCGGTGCACCGCGCGCGCCGCGCGGCCAAAGGCGACACCATCGTGTTCTCGCTGCTCACCACACGCTCGCACGACCAGTACAACACCACCATCTACGGCATGGACGACCGCTACCGCGGCGTGTTCGGACAACGCCGTGTGGTCTTCATCCACGCCGAGGACCTGCGCGCGCTGGGCATGGCCGATGGCGACTGGGTGGACCTGCACACCGTGTGGGACGACGGGCAGGAGCGCCGCGCCGACCGCTTCCGCCTGGTGGCCTACGACATCCCGCGCGGCTGCCTGGCCGCCTACTACCCCGAGACCAACCCGCTGGTGCCGTTGTCTGCCACCGCCATCGTGGCGGGCACGCCGACGTCCAAGTCCATTCCGGTGGTGTTGCGGCCGCACACGGCATGA